The following coding sequences are from one Delphinus delphis chromosome 19, mDelDel1.2, whole genome shotgun sequence window:
- the CD300LG gene encoding CMRF35-like molecule 9 isoform X1 — MRPLVLLWGCLVLPGYEALEGPKEVSGFEGDTVSLQCTYGEELKKYRKYWCRESGFLISRCSGTVYSGEYGQEGRVSVHDNPRQLRFEVTLRNLTLKDVGQYWCGAKRMGFDKTFSVSLLVFPGISRQATRLDSTSTEDTSFVPIRSSSKTRVSVPMTRMLAPVLVLLALLLATGLAALGSYMLQWRKKAQLATETQRKEKVHLSHLPLGNSGVPEYAVIDLAGPTGPPASPNVEIRCLSQTSKEDEASWQTPEGDMTPGPPLPVSGDEPDFSKFISV, encoded by the exons GTTATGAAGCCCTGGAGGGCCCGAAGGAGGTCAGCGGCTTTGAAGGTGACACCGTGTCCCTGCAGTGCACCTACGGGGAAGAGCTGAAGAAGTACAGGAAATACTGGTGCAGGGAGAGCGGGTTCTTGATCTCCCGCTGCTCTGGGACTGTCTACTCTGGAGAATATGGCCAGGAAGGCAGGGTGTCCGTCCACGACAACCCCCGGCAGCTCAGGTTTGAGGTCACCCTGAGGAACCTCACCCTGAAGGACGTGGGGCAGTACTGGTGTGGGGCCAAAAGAATGGGCTTCGATAAGACTTTCTCGGTTTCTTTGCTCGTCTTTCCAG GGATCTCCCGCCAAGCCACACGGCTAGACTCTACCTCCACAGAGGACACCAGTTTTGTCCCCATCAGAAGCAGCTCCAAGACCAG GGTCTCCGTCCCGATGACCCGCATGTTGGCCCCAGTCCTGGTGCTGCTGGCCCTTCTGCTGGCCACAGGCCTGGCCGCCCTCGGCAGCTACATGCTCCAATGGAGGAAGAAAG CTCAACTGGCCACGGAgacacagaggaaggagaaggtcCATCTCTCCCACTTG CCACTGGGGAACAGCGGGGTCCCAGAGTATGCTGTGATCGACCTTGCAGGGCCCACTGGGCCTCCTGCCAGCCCCAATGTGGAGATCCGGTGCCTGAGCCAG ACTTCAAAGGAAGACGAAGCCTCGTGGCAGACCCCTGAGGGAGACATGACcccaggccctcccctccccgtgtctgGGGACGAGCCAGACTTTTCTAAGTTCATCTCAGTCTAG
- the CD300LG gene encoding CMRF35-like molecule 9 isoform X2: MRPLVLLWGCLVLPGYEALEGPKEVSGFEGDTVSLQCTYGEELKKYRKYWCRESGFLISRCSGTVYSGEYGQEGRVSVHDNPRQLRFEVTLRNLTLKDVGQYWCGAKRMGFDKTFSVSLLVFPGISRQATRLDSTSTEDTSFVPIRSSSKTRVSVPMTRMLAPVLVLLALLLATGLAALGSYMLQWRKKAQLATETQRKEKVHLSHLTSKEDEASWQTPEGDMTPGPPLPVSGDEPDFSKFISV, encoded by the exons GTTATGAAGCCCTGGAGGGCCCGAAGGAGGTCAGCGGCTTTGAAGGTGACACCGTGTCCCTGCAGTGCACCTACGGGGAAGAGCTGAAGAAGTACAGGAAATACTGGTGCAGGGAGAGCGGGTTCTTGATCTCCCGCTGCTCTGGGACTGTCTACTCTGGAGAATATGGCCAGGAAGGCAGGGTGTCCGTCCACGACAACCCCCGGCAGCTCAGGTTTGAGGTCACCCTGAGGAACCTCACCCTGAAGGACGTGGGGCAGTACTGGTGTGGGGCCAAAAGAATGGGCTTCGATAAGACTTTCTCGGTTTCTTTGCTCGTCTTTCCAG GGATCTCCCGCCAAGCCACACGGCTAGACTCTACCTCCACAGAGGACACCAGTTTTGTCCCCATCAGAAGCAGCTCCAAGACCAG GGTCTCCGTCCCGATGACCCGCATGTTGGCCCCAGTCCTGGTGCTGCTGGCCCTTCTGCTGGCCACAGGCCTGGCCGCCCTCGGCAGCTACATGCTCCAATGGAGGAAGAAAG CTCAACTGGCCACGGAgacacagaggaaggagaaggtcCATCTCTCCCACTTG ACTTCAAAGGAAGACGAAGCCTCGTGGCAGACCCCTGAGGGAGACATGACcccaggccctcccctccccgtgtctgGGGACGAGCCAGACTTTTCTAAGTTCATCTCAGTCTAG
- the MPP2 gene encoding MAGUK p55 subfamily member 2 yields the protein MPVAATNSESAMQQVLDNLGSLPNATGAAELDLIFLRGIMESPIVRSLAKAHERLEETKLEAVRDNNLELVREILRDLARLAERSSAAAELVRILQEPHFQSLLETHDSVASKTYETPPPSPGLDPTFSNQPVPPDAVRMVGVRKTAGEHLGVTFRVEGGELVIARILHGGMVAQQGLLHVGDIIKEVNGQPVGSDPRALQELLRNASGSVILKILPSYQEPHLPRQVFVKCHFDYDPARDSLIPCKEAGLRFNAGDLLQIVNQDDANWWQACHVEGGSAGLIPSQLLEEKRKAFVKRDLELTPTSGTLCGSISGKKKKRMMYLTTKNAEFDRHELLIYEEVARMPPFRRKTLVLIGAQGVGRRSLKNRLIMWDPDRYGTTVPYTSRRPKDSEREGQGYSFVSRAEMEADIRAGRYLEHGEYEGNLYGTRIDSIRGVVAAGRVCVLDVNPQAVKVLRTAEFVPYVVFIEAPDFETLRAMNRTALESGVSTKQLTEADLRRTVEESSRIQRGYGHYFDLSLVNRNLERTFRELQAALEKLRTEPQWVPVSWVY from the exons gcccacGAGCGGCTGGAGGAGACGAAGCTGGAGGCCGTGCGGGACAACAACCTGGAGCTGGTGCGGGAGATCCTGCGGGACCTGGCGCGGCTGGCCGAGCGGAGCAGCGCGGCGGCGGAGCTGGTCCGCATCCTCCAGGAGCCCCACTTCCAG TCCCTCCTGGAGACGCACGACTCTGTGGCCTCAAAGACCTATGAGACACcgccccccagccctggcctggaCCCCACGTTCAGCAACCAGCCCGTGCCTCCTGACGCAGTGCGCATGGTGGGCGTCCGCAAGACGGCTGGAGAGCATCTG GGCGTGACATTCCGCGTGGAGGGTGGCGAGTTGGTGATCGCACGCATTCTGCACGGGGGCATGGTGGCTCAGCAAGGCCTACTGCACGTGGGCGACATCATCAAGGAGGTGAACGGGCAGCCGGTGGGCAGCGACCCCCGCGCGCTGCAGGAGCTCCTGCGCAACGCCAGCGGCAGCGTTATCCTCAAGATCCTGCCCAGCTACCAGGAGCCCCATCTGCCCCGCCAG GTATTTGTGAAATGCCACTTTGACTATGACCCAGCCAGAGACAGCCTTATCCCCTGCAAGGAAGCCGGCCTGCGCTTCAATGCTGGGGACCTGCTTCAGATTGTAAACCAGGACGACGCCAACTGGTGGCAG GCATGCCACGTAGAAGGGGGCAGCGCTGGGCTCATCCCCAGTCAGCTCCTGGAGGAGAAGCGGAAAGCCTTTGTCAAGCGGGACCTGGAGCTGACACCCACCTCAG GGACCCTGTGCGGCAgcatttcaggaaagaaaaagaagcgaATGATGTATTTGACCACCAAGAATGCAG AGTTTGACCGCCATGAGTTGCTCATTTATGAGGAGGTGGCCCGCATGCCCCCCTTCCGCCGGAAAACCCTGGTGCTCATCGGGGCTCAGGGTGTGGGCCGGCGCAGCCTGAAGAACAGACTCATCATGTGGGATCCGGATCGCTATGGCACCACAGTGCCCT ACACGTCCCGGAGGCCCAAGGACTCAGAACGGGAAGGCCAAGGTTACAGCTTTGTGTCCCGTGCGGAGATGGAGGCTGACATCCGTGCTGGGCGATACCTGGAACATGGTGAATACGAGGGCAACCTGTATGGCACACGTATCGACTCCATCCGGGGCGTGGTCGCTGCCGGCCGGGTGTGTGTGCTGGATGTCAACCCCCAG GCAGTGAAGGTCCTGAGAACAGCTGAGTTTGTCCCTTATGTGGTGTTCATTGAGGCCCCTGACTTTGAGACCCTGCGAGCCATGAACCGGACGGCGCTGGAGAGTGGGGTGTCCACCAAGCAGCTCACG GAGGCGGACCTGAGACGGACAGTGGAGGAGAGCAGCCGTATCCAGAGGGGCTACGGGCATTACTTCGACCTCAGTCTGGTCAATAGGAACCTGGAGAGGACCTTCCGTGAACTCCAGGCCGCCCTGGAGAAGCTGCGCACGGAGCCCCAGTGGGTGCCCGTCAGCTGGGTGTACTGA